One genomic window of Medicago truncatula cultivar Jemalong A17 chromosome 1, MtrunA17r5.0-ANR, whole genome shotgun sequence includes the following:
- the LOC25484065 gene encoding glutathione S-transferase L3 isoform X1 translates to MATIGVKPVLPPPLTSTSQPPPLFDGTTRLYVSYSCPFAQRTWITRNYKGLQNNIHLVPIDLQNRPAWYKEKVYPENKVPSLEHNGKVLGESLDLIKYIDANFDGPPLFPNDPAKKEFAEQLLSHVDTFTKELFVSLKGDTVQQSSPTFEFLENALGKFDDGPFLLGQLSLVDIAYIPFVERFHIVLAEVFKHDITEGRPKLATWIEELNKIDAYTQTRVDPQEIVDLFKNRFLPKLATWIEELNKIGAYTQTRVDPQIIVDKFKERHMPQQ, encoded by the exons atggCCACTAT TGGTGTCAAACCAGTTCTCCCTCCTCCGTTAACTTCAACTTCACAACCACCACCTCTTTTTGATGGAACCAccag gtTGTACGTAAGTTATAGCTGCCCTTTTGCACAACGTACGTGGATCACTAGAAACTACAAG GGGCTACAAAACAATATCCATTTGGTTCCTATTGACCTTCAAAATAGGCCTGCTTGGTACAAGGAAAAAGTATATCCTGAAAATAAG GTGCCATCTTTGGAGCACAATGGAAAGGTGTTGGGAGAAAGTCTTGATTTGATCAAATATATTGATGCTAACTTTGATGGACCACCTCTCTTTCCCAAT gaTCCTGCCAAGAAAGAGTTTGCTGAGCAGTTGTTATCACATGTTGATACCTTCACCAAGGAACTGTTTGTTTCACTAAAAGGGGATACTGTGCAACAATCCA GTCCTACTTTTGAATTCTTGGAGAATGCTCTTGGTAAATTTGATGATGGGCCATTCTTGCTTGGTCAACTCAGCTTG GTTGATATTGCTTATATTCCCTTTGTTGAAAGATTCCATATTGTTCTTGCTGAGGTTTTCAAACATGACATTACAGAAGGAAGGCCTAAACTTGCAACATGGATTGAG GAGCTGAACAAAATTGATGCTTATACACAGACAAGAGTGGATCCTCAAGAAATAGTTGATCTTTTCAAGAATCGTTTTCTG CCTAAACTTGCAACATGGATTGAG GAGTTGAACAAGATTGGTGCTTATACACAGACAAGAGTGGATCCTCAAATAATTGTTGATAAATTCAAGGAGCGTCATATG CCTCAACAGTGA
- the LOC25484064 gene encoding glutathione S-transferase L3: HSSSLFVISSGVQPPLNSTSEQPPLFDGTTRLYTSYSCPYAQRVWITRNYKGLQDKIELVPIDLSNKPAWYKEKVYPEGKVPSLKHNGKVLGESLDLIKYVDANFEGTPLFPNHHPAKKEFGEQLLSHVDTFTQDTVKSVKGIL, from the exons cactcttcttctctctttgtAATTAGCAGCGGCGTGCAACCCCCGCTAAATTCAACTTCAGAACAACCTCCTCTTTTTGATGGAACCACCAG gttgtACACAAGTTATAGTTGCCCTTATGCTCAACGTGTATGGATCACTAGGAACTACAAG GGGTTGCAAGACAAGATCGAATTGGTACCTATCGACCTTTCAAACAAGCCTGCTTGGTACAAGGAAAAAGTATATCCTGAAGGCAAG GTTCCATCTTTGAAGCACAATGGCAAGGTATTGGGAGAAAGTCTTGATTTGATCAAATATGTAGATGCTAACTTTGAAGGAACACCTTTGTTTCCCAAT CATCATCCTGCCAAGAAAGAGTTCGGTGAGCAGTTGTTATCCCATGTTGATACATTCACCCAAGACACTGTCAAGTCAGTAAAAGGGATACTGTGA
- the LOC25484065 gene encoding glutathione S-transferase L3 isoform X2: MATIGVKPVLPPPLTSTSQPPPLFDGTTRLYVSYSCPFAQRTWITRNYKGLQNNIHLVPIDLQNRPAWYKEKVYPENKVPSLEHNGKVLGESLDLIKYIDANFDGPPLFPNDPAKKEFAEQLLSHVDTFTKELFVSLKGDTVQQSSPTFEFLENALGKFDDGPFLLGQLSLVDIAYIPFVERFHIVLAEVFKHDITEGRPKLATWIEELNKIDAYTQTRVDPQEIVDLFKNRFLPKQ; this comes from the exons atggCCACTAT TGGTGTCAAACCAGTTCTCCCTCCTCCGTTAACTTCAACTTCACAACCACCACCTCTTTTTGATGGAACCAccag gtTGTACGTAAGTTATAGCTGCCCTTTTGCACAACGTACGTGGATCACTAGAAACTACAAG GGGCTACAAAACAATATCCATTTGGTTCCTATTGACCTTCAAAATAGGCCTGCTTGGTACAAGGAAAAAGTATATCCTGAAAATAAG GTGCCATCTTTGGAGCACAATGGAAAGGTGTTGGGAGAAAGTCTTGATTTGATCAAATATATTGATGCTAACTTTGATGGACCACCTCTCTTTCCCAAT gaTCCTGCCAAGAAAGAGTTTGCTGAGCAGTTGTTATCACATGTTGATACCTTCACCAAGGAACTGTTTGTTTCACTAAAAGGGGATACTGTGCAACAATCCA GTCCTACTTTTGAATTCTTGGAGAATGCTCTTGGTAAATTTGATGATGGGCCATTCTTGCTTGGTCAACTCAGCTTG GTTGATATTGCTTATATTCCCTTTGTTGAAAGATTCCATATTGTTCTTGCTGAGGTTTTCAAACATGACATTACAGAAGGAAGGCCTAAACTTGCAACATGGATTGAG GAGCTGAACAAAATTGATGCTTATACACAGACAAGAGTGGATCCTCAAGAAATAGTTGATCTTTTCAAGAATCGTTTTCTG CCTAAACAGTGA